The proteins below are encoded in one region of Pseudomonas helmanticensis:
- the mltG gene encoding endolytic transglycosylase MltG, whose product MRRKLLLLLETGLVLAGLLLGASAWKIHSALEQPLNITQEELLDVPKGSTPTRTFLELETDGVIKDAFWLRVYWRFNLAGTPIHSGEYRMQPGMTVNGLIDLWKRGDVVQYSLTLVEGWNFHQVRAALAKDEKLTQTLNGLSDTDVMAKIGHKGLFPEGRFFPDTYRFVRGMSDAELLKKAFERLDEVLANEWEKRSADAPYKEPYQALIMASLVEKETGVPQERGQIAGVFVRRMALGMQLQTDPTVIYGLGDRYTGKLTRAHLKEPTAYNTYVIPGLPPTPIAMVGREAIHAALNPVEGTSLYFVARGDGSHVFSDDLDAHNSAVREFQLKRRADYRSSPAPAAAPEAAPAAEEAIPAASPDTAPEALPQVPPQEPAPTPEPAAAAPQNAQ is encoded by the coding sequence GTGAGACGTAAACTTTTGCTGCTGCTGGAAACCGGACTGGTTCTGGCAGGGCTGCTGTTGGGCGCCAGCGCCTGGAAGATTCACTCCGCGCTGGAACAGCCCCTGAACATCACGCAGGAAGAACTGCTGGATGTGCCGAAAGGTTCGACACCGACCCGTACTTTCCTCGAACTCGAAACCGATGGCGTCATCAAGGACGCTTTCTGGCTTCGGGTCTACTGGCGCTTCAACCTCGCCGGCACGCCGATCCACAGCGGTGAATACCGCATGCAGCCGGGCATGACCGTCAACGGTCTGATCGACTTGTGGAAGCGTGGCGATGTAGTTCAGTACAGCCTGACATTGGTCGAAGGCTGGAATTTCCATCAAGTGCGCGCGGCGTTGGCCAAAGACGAAAAACTCACGCAGACCCTCAATGGTTTGAGTGACACCGATGTCATGGCCAAGATTGGCCATAAGGGCCTGTTTCCTGAAGGGCGTTTCTTCCCCGATACCTACCGTTTCGTGCGTGGCATGTCCGACGCCGAGCTGCTGAAGAAAGCCTTCGAACGTCTCGACGAAGTGTTGGCTAATGAGTGGGAAAAACGTTCGGCCGATGCGCCGTACAAGGAACCCTATCAGGCGCTGATCATGGCCTCGCTGGTCGAAAAGGAAACCGGTGTGCCACAGGAGCGCGGGCAAATCGCTGGCGTCTTCGTGCGACGCATGGCTCTTGGCATGCAGTTGCAGACCGATCCGACCGTTATCTATGGCCTGGGTGATCGCTACACCGGCAAGTTGACTCGCGCGCATTTGAAGGAGCCGACGGCGTATAACACTTACGTGATTCCCGGCCTGCCGCCGACGCCGATCGCGATGGTCGGCCGTGAAGCGATTCACGCAGCGCTGAACCCGGTGGAAGGCACGAGCCTGTACTTCGTCGCGCGTGGCGATGGCAGCCATGTGTTCTCTGATGATCTGGATGCGCACAACAGTGCGGTGCGTGAATTCCAGCTCAAACGACGGGCGGATTACCGTTCCAGTCCGGCCCCGGCAGCAGCGCCCGAAGCGGCACCGGCTGCCGAGGAAGCGATTCCTGCGGCCTCTCCGGATACTGCGCCTGAAGCGTTGCCGCAGGTTCCGCCGCAGGAGCCCGCGCCGACTCCGGAACCGGCAGCCGCCGCTCCACAAAACGCGCAATGA